Sequence from the Rutidosis leptorrhynchoides isolate AG116_Rl617_1_P2 chromosome 3, CSIRO_AGI_Rlap_v1, whole genome shotgun sequence genome:
gaagaagaagaagcagctTGGTATCTGCCGACATACGGATCACGATCAGCGGAACTCGCTCCAATATGGAACTGATTCATCTCATGTCTCGACCCACAAACATCtgctttttcataaaaaaaaattgacAAATTATCacgaatggtccctgtggtttgtatcagAAATTACCGGTGGTCCCTTTACTTTTTTTCGTGAAGGATCGTCCCTGCGATTTGCATTTTAATCACCAAGGTCCCTGAGATTTGCATTTTTTCGTCGAGGATGGTCCCTGTGGATATGCACCACAGGGATCAACTGTGATTCAAAATGCAACCCACAGGGACAATCCGTGACGAAAAAAAAGTACGAGGACCACCGGTGATTTCTAATACAAACCAAAGGGACCATCCctgatattttaaaaaaaaaaaaactctttagATTATACGCATACATATAACCAACTAATTATGCGATAAGAACACCGAAAGGTTACCTGAAGGCGAGATCCTTCTTTGAAAAGCATAATGAGAAACACCGTTCCAGTGTCCACCGTTTGGATCTAGATTGGTATGTTGACCAGGGGCAGAATGGTAAAAATGACTTGGTACATGTGGTCTTGTCATGGAAGGTTCCAGATCGAGTCTATATCTACGTCTAACATTTCTAGAAGAATCTTCGTCTCCAATTGTAAGACTGCTTCTATACGGGAGACAATCTTTGTCCAATGGCATTTGAGAAGAACTAGATGAACTTCCTGCACTATAGAAGCTACCTGATCTTTTTCTCTTGAGTGGCCCACCATTGCCTGCATCGCGCATACTGTAGCTGGTACAATGAGCATGCCCAACTGGCATCGAAGATCTATCTTCTGTGATCGATGAATGTGAGTATGGTTCCACGGGTGGGGCCGGCACGTAGGGTTGTATCTCCATGCCCACATTTGATGAAGGATATTCGTTTGCCCTGTTTTCAGGTACTCCGCCTCTTGCAATATGATTCATCTGACCAACAAATACACCATTCTCTGAAACAATTCCCCTTCCTGATAAAGTAACAATGTCaagtagaaaaaaaaaacacatatgttcCTCAAAATGTCAAAATTAAAGTCATAAATATCTCAAAATTTACCCGTAGGAAAGAAAGGTTGCTCTGTCGGTGTATGGTTTCTGTCATGTTGGTCATTTCCAGATCTTGTAAAAGAGTTAGATGTGTGACCACGCCTCATCTTTTTGACAGTAAAGTCTGGTtcacagtaaaaaaaaaaaaaaaaaaaatgtagctgTTAAGCCAACCTCTAGAGATACAGGGAAAATAGCTAATAAAGTATAAATTAACGCGCCCAATGATTGCACATATACACTAGAGCATTTCTAACAAGCAGTCAAGAGTGACCAAAAAACTTCCCTAATTTCCTAAATCATACTGTAGTTCACAATAACATCTATCTATACAGTCCCTCAACAAAAGAGTACTTTATACTTGTATAAACAATTTGACACTCATATCTCAGTAGATACCGAGATGATTTACATCTTCTCAGCCATCTCTCACATACCTGTAGATAAACACTATGGGTGGTGAACGATGATACAAC
This genomic interval carries:
- the LOC139899615 gene encoding uncharacterized protein, producing the protein MRRGHTSNSFTRSGNDQHDRNHTPTEQPFFPTGRGIVSENGVFVGQMNHIARGGVPENRANEYPSSNVGMEIQPYVPAPPVEPYSHSSITEDRSSMPVGHAHCTSYSMRDAGNGGPLKRKRSGSFYSAGSSSSSSQMPLDKDCLPYRSSLTIGDEDSSRNVRRRYRLDLEPSMTRPHVPSHFYHSAPGQHTNLDPNGGHWNGVSHYAFQRRISPSDVCGSRHEMNQFHIGASSADRDPYVGRYQAASSSSSHAHSIREEHAVNHFRRSDSSHEHGSRYSHYARGATSSTNGLHALPDYFSSRNSRHYSHGGWRSSYRSGRPRLAVDRFAPVTHTTESHDRMGHESIMMGDRASFYPSSRNFSDQYRDLRLDIDSMSYEELLNLEERIGSVSTGLSENSISKFLKEKVYSYLDQDLDEVSCPICLEEYKSGDKIGKMEICGHDYHVDCIKKWLFMKKLCPICKTECSN